GCGATCATCCGGTTGTAGGCGAGCTGGTCGGCGGCGGTCAGGGGGAAGCCGGTGGCGTTGAGATAGCCGTCGAGGAGGTCCGGCTCGACCGCGTCGAAGCCCTTGTTCCGGCACATGTCGAACCGCTCGGCCATCAGCGGGCGCAGGGCGTCCAGGTCGCGGATGTCCAGCCAGCGTTCGCCCTCCCAGCCGTTGCCCTCGCCGAGCAGCGCCAGGGGGAAGTCGCCGGCGTCCGGGCGGAAGTCCTCCCAGGCGCCCGCGTTGACGTAGCAGATGACCCGCACGTCCCGGTCGTGCAGCGCGGCGACGTCCGAGGCGCCGGACTCGAAACCGTCGATGTCATAGACCGGGACGTCCACGGTCAGGTCGAGGGCGCCGGAGAGCTGCCAATGCCACGCCG
Above is a window of Streptomyces sp. NBC_01803 DNA encoding:
- a CDS encoding endo alpha-1,4 polygalactosaminidase → MATAACSADSPDGDGRWRPEPGTAWHWQLSGALDLTVDVPVYDIDGFESGASDVAALHDRDVRVICYVNAGAWEDFRPDAGDFPLALLGEGNGWEGERWLDIRDLDALRPLMAERFDMCRNKGFDAVEPDLLDGYLNATGFPLTAADQLAYNRMIADLAHDRGLSVGLKNDLPQIPELVDEFDFAVNEECAEFGECAALTPFIEAGKAVFHVEYALSAAEFCPETTALGLSSMAKNLDLDAWRDPC